The following coding sequences are from one Salmo trutta chromosome 36, fSalTru1.1, whole genome shotgun sequence window:
- the abitram gene encoding protein Abitram, whose amino-acid sequence MEDMEHNKAPSVIDRYYTRWYKTDIKGKDCEDQCVLQHSNRICVITLAESHPILQNGRSIKSINYQISAGCSRLHNRVSGKSKRGGQFLTEFAPLCRITCTDGVEYTIYSCIRGRLLEVNEDILERPELLLGKPSTEGYIAVILPKIEESKTVTNGLLSREEYESVVSKRTRSTQPEPEPQPC is encoded by the exons ATGGAAGACATGGAGCATAATAAGGCACCCTCTGTCATCGATCGGTATTACACTCGATGGTATAAAACAG ATATTAAGGGCAAGGATTGTGAAGACCAGTGCGTTCTTCAGCATTCAAACAG AATCTGTGTCATCACCCTGGCAGAGAGTCACCCTATCCTTCAGAACGGGAGGTCAATCAAGAGCATCAACTATCAGATCAGCGCTGGCTGCAGTCGCCTGCATAACAGAGTGTCTGGGAAGTCAAAGAGA GGAGGACAGTTCCTCACAGAGTTCGCTCCTTTGTGTAGAATAACATGTACAGATGGTGTGGAGTACACCATTTACAG CTGCATAAGGGGTCGGCTGTTGGAGGTCAATGAGGATATTCTGGAAAGACCAGAACTTTTACTGGGAAAG CCTTCCACTGAGGGATACATTGCGGTCATCCTCCCTAAAATAGAGGAGAGCAAGACGGTCACTAATGGTCTCCTTAGCAGAGAGGAATACGAGAGCGTTGTCTCTAAACGGACCAGAAGCacccagccagagccagagccacagCCATGCTGA